The Syntrophorhabdaceae bacterium nucleotide sequence CCCTGGAGAAGGCTAAGGCCGATAATCTTTTTGCCGAAGAGTGATTCCCTTGAACGCCTGGGGGGCCTTAACATGAGGTCCTTTTCGGCCCTTTGGGATTCAAAGACCACGGAACAGGCCGGGTCGATGATGAGTTCGAGAAAGACAATGTGCACCGGTAGGAAGATGAGCGGCCATCCGAATAGAAGCGGCAAGAGCGACATGCCGGCTATGGGCACGTGCACGGCGAAGATATAGGCCATTGCCTTTTTGAGGTTATCGAAGATTCTCCGGCCCATCTTGATGGCCTCTACGATAGAAGAAAAATCATCGTCGAGGAGCACGAGAGAAGATGCCTCGCGAGCCACGTCTGTGCCCCGGCCACCCATGGCGATTCCGATATGCGCCGCTTTCAGCGCGGGCGCGTCGTTGACCCCGTCGCCGGTCATAGCCACAACCTCGCCGTTTTCCTTGAAGGCATTGACGAGTCTCAGCTTTTGTTCCGGTATGACCCGGGAGAAAACCGACGTTTCCTGAATCTTTCTGCGGAGATTCTCATCATCCATGGCGTCGAGCTCAACGCCCGTCATCACGCTGTGAGCTGGGTTGAGGCCGATCTGCTGTGCTATGTTGAGCGCAGTACCGGGATAGTCGCCCGTGATCATAACGACCTTGATACCCGCATTGTGGCATTCCGCAATCGCCTCTGAGACGCCTTCACGGACCGGGTCCATAAGCCCCACGAGGCCCAGAAAATCGAAGGTGAAATCGTGTTGCTCATGAGGCAAATTTCGTTCGGTGAAAGACGCCCGTGCCACGGCGATGGTTCGTAAACCCTGATCCGCTATAGCGCCTACATGTGTTGACAATTCCCTTTTTTTGGATGCGTCGAGATGGCAGAGGTCTATGATCGCTTCCGGCGCGCCCTTGGCCGCTATGATGTAGTCCTTTCCGTCGGGTGACTTCCATACGTGCGACAGGGCAAAAAGCTCCCGTGAAAGGGGGTATTCGCGGACGAGCATCCAGTTATCATGGAGATGTTCTGTATCGGAGAGGGTATATTCGGCAAGCCTCTTCAAGGCCTTTTCCATGGGGTCGAAAGGATCCTTCTGGCTCGCAAGAATCGCATATTCCACGAGTTCATGAAACCGCTCAGGCAGAGAGTTCTTCTGCATGCTCTTTGTATCGTAGTATTGCCCGTCAACGAAGAATTTGCTCACGGACATGCGGTTAAGCGTGATGGTGCCCGTCTTGTCCGTGCAGAGCACCGTGGCCGATCCCAGGGTTTCGACCGCAGCAACATGGCGTGTCAGCACCCGGTTACGGGAAATGCGCCACGCCCCGAGGGCAAGAAATATGGTGAGGACCATGGGGAATTCCTCGGGAAGCATGGCCATGGCGAGGGTAATGCCGGCCAAGAATCCCGCGAGCAGGTTCCCCCGTGTCAACCAGTAGAGGAGAATGACGAGCACGCAGAGTCCGACCCCGATAAGCGCGATAGTGCGTACAAGCCTTCCCGTTTCTTGCTGCGTAAGCGTCTTTTCTGTTTCCACGGTCTCAAGCGTCTTTCCGATTTTCCCGATCTGTGTGGCTATCCCCGTTGAGCGAACACTCGCGATGCCCTGGCCCCTCACCACGAGGGATCCGGAATAGACGAAAGGCATGTTATCACCCCCCGGACGCCCCATTTCGAGATCCGCATCGGTGCATTCCATTTTGGTGACCGAGATAGATTCGCCCGTGAGCAGGGATTCATCCACGGAGAAATTTGTGCAGGAAAGAAGGACCGCATCAGCAGGCACACGGTCTCCCTCATTCAAGACAACAATATCTCCGCGCACCACCTCCCTTCCGGCGATGCGTCTCTGCTCTCCATCACGAATCACGAGTGCTCTGGGACTCGAAAGGTCTCGCAATGCCTCGAGGGCCCGTTCTGTTTTTCGCTCCTGGGAGAAGGTGAGACCGATGACAACCATGACAAAGGCGAGAAGCATCGAGGCCTCCCGGATATCTCCCAAGACCAGGTAGATAATGCCGCAGGCCACGAGCAAAAGAAACATGGGCTCGCGGATCACCTCGATAATGATGGCAAGGGTCGAACGGCTCTTTGTGGCAGGAATCTCATTGTAGCCGTCCGCGTTAAGCCTCTTTTCTGCCTCCGCTTCGGTGAGCCCCGTGATGGTTTGGATATCGAACGCTTGAGCCACTCATACCTCTTAACGATGTGCGTAGGTTTATTCGACTAAGAGTAAACCATCGGCGGGATCATTTCAATGATGAAAAACGTCTTCGCTTCGTATACAATCATGGTATATGGACACGGTTATACGGGCATCTGTGGGTCCTTATACGATTACCTGTCGCCACGAAATCTTGCTTGACGGCGAGGCCCTCGTGGCTAAGTTATTGAACCCCCACTCGCTCATGAAAAAGGGAAGAGGAGAAATCAGGGTGCTCTCTCTCGGAGAGGGTCTCGTTGCGTGCAGAAAATACATCCATGGCGGCCTGCTCAGAGCCCTGACAGGGGATGCATTCCTGAGCGAGAAAAGGGCAGCATCAGAACTGGAGGTCATGACGCACCTTGAAAATCATGGCTTTCCGACGGTCAAGCCCTATGGATACATTACAAAAAGAAGGCTCTTTGCCAAAGACCTCTATCTCCTCACCGTATTTGAGGAAGATGCCGTGGATCTGGTGGAGTTCATGAATACATCGAATAGAAGAACAAGGATGAGGGTCATACGGGACCTGGCGCACATTATCTTCAATATGTGCCGACTCGGCGTCTATCATCCTGATCTGCATCTCAAGAATGCCCTTGTTACAAAAGGGCGCGGACTCCGATTACTCGATTTTGACAGGGCCTACCGGAAAGCCGTCACCAAGTGCGATATAAAGCGGATGTTCTGGAGGCTCAACAGGTTTGCAGAAAAGAGGGAGCGGGCGGGAGACCTCGTGGTAACACTTCAAGAAAAGGTATTGTTCCTTAAGGTCTTCGAGCGGCTCTCCGGCTATTCTCTGATACAAGAAATGCAGAAACAATTAGGCCTGAGGCACCTTATGTATCGGCTGGGATGGTGGATGGAAAACACACTCTACGGCAAGAAACGCGAAAGCCGAAACTCACCCCAATCATAGCGCCTCGCGCGTCAAATCGGGCCGTGTTAGACCTATGAGACGAGCCGTTTATCGAGGACGCGGTACTGGAGGGCCTCTGCCACGTGCGGCTCTTCAATGTGCTCCAACCCTTCGATGTCTGCTATGGTGCGGGCCACCTTCAGTATTCTATGATAGGCCCTGGGCGAGAGGCCGAACTTTTCGATGGCCTTTTCAAGAAGATTGTGAGCGTCCTCTCCGAGCCCGCAGTGTTTCTTTATGATCCGTGTAGGCATCTGGCTGTTGGCATATATTTTTTTGCCTTTGAACCGCTCAGCCTGGATTCTTCTTGCATTCACGACCCTTTCCCTGATAAGGACCGATGACTCCTCTTCCCTGTCGAGTGAGAGCTCACGGATCGTGACCGGCGGCACCTCGATGTGGATATCCATTCTGTCAAGGAGCGGCCCCGAAATGCGAGACCGGTATTTGTGAATCTGGGAGCCGCTACACGTGCAGGACCGTCGCGTATCCGCGAAGTATCCACAGGGGCAAGGGTTCATGGCAGCCACAAGCATGAAACGCGCCGGGAACGTAATAGCGTGATTAACCCGGGAGATCATTACATCTCCGTCCTCGAGCGGCTGTCTCAACGAATCGAGTGCATTGCGTTTAAATTCGGGGAACTCATCG carries:
- a CDS encoding ATP-binding protein, whose amino-acid sequence is MILDEFPEFKRNALDSLRQPLEDGDVMISRVNHAITFPARFMLVAAMNPCPCGYFADTRRSCTCSGSQIHKYRSRISGPLLDRMDIHIEVPPVTIRELSLDREEESSVLIRERVVNARRIQAERFKGKKIYANSQMPTRIIKKHCGLGEDAHNLLEKAIEKFGLSPRAYHRILKVARTIADIEGLEHIEEPHVAEALQYRVLDKRLVS
- a CDS encoding lipopolysaccharide kinase InaA family protein, with product MDTVIRASVGPYTITCRHEILLDGEALVAKLLNPHSLMKKGRGEIRVLSLGEGLVACRKYIHGGLLRALTGDAFLSEKRAASELEVMTHLENHGFPTVKPYGYITKRRLFAKDLYLLTVFEEDAVDLVEFMNTSNRRTRMRVIRDLAHIIFNMCRLGVYHPDLHLKNALVTKGRGLRLLDFDRAYRKAVTKCDIKRMFWRLNRFAEKRERAGDLVVTLQEKVLFLKVFERLSGYSLIQEMQKQLGLRHLMYRLGWWMENTLYGKKRESRNSPQS
- a CDS encoding cation-translocating P-type ATPase; translation: MAQAFDIQTITGLTEAEAEKRLNADGYNEIPATKSRSTLAIIIEVIREPMFLLLVACGIIYLVLGDIREASMLLAFVMVVIGLTFSQERKTERALEALRDLSSPRALVIRDGEQRRIAGREVVRGDIVVLNEGDRVPADAVLLSCTNFSVDESLLTGESISVTKMECTDADLEMGRPGGDNMPFVYSGSLVVRGQGIASVRSTGIATQIGKIGKTLETVETEKTLTQQETGRLVRTIALIGVGLCVLVILLYWLTRGNLLAGFLAGITLAMAMLPEEFPMVLTIFLALGAWRISRNRVLTRHVAAVETLGSATVLCTDKTGTITLNRMSVSKFFVDGQYYDTKSMQKNSLPERFHELVEYAILASQKDPFDPMEKALKRLAEYTLSDTEHLHDNWMLVREYPLSRELFALSHVWKSPDGKDYIIAAKGAPEAIIDLCHLDASKKRELSTHVGAIADQGLRTIAVARASFTERNLPHEQHDFTFDFLGLVGLMDPVREGVSEAIAECHNAGIKVVMITGDYPGTALNIAQQIGLNPAHSVMTGVELDAMDDENLRRKIQETSVFSRVIPEQKLRLVNAFKENGEVVAMTGDGVNDAPALKAAHIGIAMGGRGTDVAREASSLVLLDDDFSSIVEAIKMGRRIFDNLKKAMAYIFAVHVPIAGMSLLPLLFGWPLIFLPVHIVFLELIIDPACSVVFESQRAEKDLMLRPPRRSRESLFGKKIIGLSLLQGLSVLAIVMAVFVIALSRGQGEQDARALSFSTLIVANLCLILTNLSWSRTVFSTLRSSHAAVWLVVSGGIIFLGLVLYVPFLRSLFRFPTLHPLDLLICLAAGVLSTIWFEFLKIVSKKLNRPLYG